The genomic interval GAGTGGCTGCTCACCGAGATCAGGCGCCTGGAGAGACTGGACCACCTGGCCGAGAAGTTCAAGCAGAAGTGTTCCTTGCACCAGGCCTGGACCGCAGGTGAGTCAGGAGAgccagggggagagaggaggagaagggattGATGAGATGCAGACGGACGGATAAATAGGTAGATGAGATCTAAACGGacagtggggtgggggtggggtgggggagaggCCGTCCCGGTGTTGAAGGGTAAAGCGTGTGCGTTTGTGTCCAGGTAAGGAGGACCTGCTCTCCATGAAGGACTATGAGTCAGCGTCTCTGATGGAGATCAGGGCTCTGATGAGAAAACACGAGGCATTCGAGTCCGACCTGGCCGCACACCAGGACAGAGTGGAGCAGATCGCCGCCATCGCACAGGAACTCAAGTAAGGAGCGGCGGGAGGAAGGGAAGGGGGGGTGCCGCAGAGCTACAGTGACGGACAAATTCATCAAAGTAGAAAATGACATGTCTGATCAAGTGATAACCGTGTAAACAAGGTTGAAAGTTGTAAGGCCCGAAGTTAAAGAGAATTGGACGCTGAACCAAGACAGTTGGGTGCTGATCAGTGTGCCCTGGTCCTCTCCTAGCGAGCTGGACTACCATGATGCTGCCTCCATCAACACCTGCTGCCAGGGCATCTGTGACCAGTGGGACACCCTGGGCACCCTCACCCAGAAGAGGAGAGACTCTCTGGAGGTACACACGCACATGCTCAACACGGCTGAGACGGTCCTGAACCACACTCATCATGTTGATTCTGATTGGTTTGCCGGTCATTCCGTAGCGTGTGGAGAAACTGTGGGAGACCATTGACCAGCTGTACCTGGAGTTCGCCAAGAGGGCGGCGCCATTCAACAACTGGATGGACGGAGCCATGGAAGACCTGCAGGACATGTTCATCGTCCACAGCATTGAGGagatccaggtgtgtgtgtgtatgtgtgtatgtgtgtgtgtgtgtgtgcaatatgTGCACTAACTGTTGGATGGACTTTTGCCTCTCTCATGCTCCCCAATTTTGTGAAATCTAATTGTACCCACGACCATGTCTAGTCACAGCAACTCAACGGGTccgggagagttgaagatcacaGATCATCGAAACTAGAATGTGGTGgacagtttgtttttgtatatcATCGTACAATACTTTCATCACTTTTGATcctatctttctctctgcctctctctctcattccataTCGGTCCCACTATACATGACTACCGTCTGTCGTTCTGCTCTCCTCCAACTCCCCAGTCTCTGATCACAGCCCATGACCAGTTCAAGGCCACTCTACCAGAGGCTGACAAGGAGCGCATTGCCACCTTGGGCATCCAGAACGAGATTCTCAAGATCGCTCAGACCTATGGCATCAAGCTGTCAGGAGTGAACCCCTACACCAACCTGTCCGCTCAGGACATCACCAACAAGTGGGACGCAGTGCGTAAAACCCAGACCTAGCGTGATTTCTTGTCCTGCGAATTACTCTAACGATTAGCTTTCCTTCTGGGCTTTTGTATTTTAGCTAACACTTTGTGAGGCTCTTATTTGCATGAGTTACTATCTGGATGAATAAAGTCCCTGTTCCACGTCGTAGGTGAAGCACCTCGTTCCTCTCAGGGACCAGATGCTGCAGGAGGAGGTTGCAAGGCAGCAGTCTAACGAGAGGCTGAGGCGCCAGTTCGCTGCCCAGGCCAACATCATTGGACCCTGGATCCAGACCAAGATGGAGGTACGGCCACTGGAGCAACCGGGTCTCCACACCCAAACACGCAATGGCTCCACGACCTGCTTTGACATGTGTTCCAGACCATTTCtacagctgtgtgtttgtcaatcTGGTAACACCTGCCCGTGTTTTCCCCTCTGTTCTAATCGCcttgttccctccctccctctccccctgtaGGAGATCGGTCATGTGTCTGTGGACATCGCTGGGTCACTCGAGGAACAGATGAACAGCCTGAAGCAGTATGAGCAGAGCATCATCAACTACAAGAGCAACATTGACAAGCTGGAGGGAGACCACCAGCTGAGCCAGGAGTCCCTCATCTTCGACAACAAGCACACCAATTATACCATGGAGGTGACACataacacacaaccacaccacaacataaaacacaacaaaataacattcaaccacacaacaacatgacacacaaccacacaacataataacattcaaccacacaacaacattacacacaactATACAACAACGTAACACACAACTGCACAACAATGTAACACAccactacaaaacaacaacgGACAACTACACAATATAATAACAAACAACTACACAACAACATAACAAACCACAAAATAGCACACAAGTACCccacagacaacaacacaccaACTACACCATGGAGGTGACAATACACACAACTATATAATGCTctgcaatacaaaaaaatattacaaatcaCAGTAGTACTCAAACTTAACCATCGTTATCCCAGTCCCACCAAGATACAGGTTATAGACAATTTACTTCTTCAATGTTTATCTcctaaaacacatacattaaaTGTTCATATTATACTATTTAGGTTCCCAATCTAAACTATGAACTGCTTTAATGAACAAATGTAACACGGCTACTCCAGTCTAGGCATCACAGCCACTCATACACTAACACCTGAATGCCGGTCCCTCTCTCCTCCGCAGCACATCCGTGTGGGCTGGGAGCAGCTCCTGACCACCATCGCCCGCACCATCAACGAGGTGGAGAACCAGATCCTGACCCGCGACGCCAAGGGCATTAGCCAGGAACAACTCAACGAGTTCAGGGCCTCCTTCAACCACTTCGACAGGGTAAAACCGGGTTTattgtacttattttttttttctttcgaTGTTAACCTTTCATATCGCTGCCTCAGACGAACGCCGATGGCTGACACTTTTGAAGAAGGCTTTACTTTCACACATCGCAGCCATTGATCCATTTTACCTAACTTAGTTGACCCCACTGACAGTTAGTGACTTTAGGACTGTCCCTGTTAGCATGTAGCGTTCAAGCTATCGCTGTGATCTTCATTCATCCAGTCAGAAGGGTTCATGGTTACGCTTTCTCCCTCCGCAGAAGAGAAACGGCATGATGGATCCAGACGACTTCCGTGCCTGTCTCATCTCCATGGGTTACGATCTGGTGAGTGGCCTAGCTGCACCCTGGAGGGGACCTCTCATTGACTTTCTGTCTGGTCCACTATGAAAAAGGACTATACTCTATTTCTTTAACGTTTTTCAAAACCTCGATATGACAATGTCGTAGTTGTCCAATTGGATGATGTCTTCTAATCCACTCTAATATCAGGTCCAATAAGGGGATGTATTCTAATCCACTCTAATATCATGTCCAATAGGGGGATGTCTTCTAATCCACTCTAATATCATGTCCAATATGGCGATGTCTTCTAATCCACTCTAATATCATGTCCAATAGGGGGATGTCTTCTAATCCACTCTAATATCCTGTCCAATAGGGCGAGGTGGAGTTTGCCCGTATTATGACCCTGGTGGATTCCAACAACACAGGCGTGGTCACCTTCCAGGCCTTCATTGACTTCATGACCCGCGAGACGGCCGAGACAGACACTGCTGATCAAGTCATGGCCTCCTTCAAGATTCTGGCCTCAGACAAGGTGAGCTAGAGCATTTCATTATGGCCCAAATCTCCCTTGAAACAGAGGTGTGATCTTTGACCATAGTGGACAACCCCCAAACGCAGAAATAACCcatggaaatatatttaaatatgttggctgaatatatttattaaatatacgAAATACTTTTCAAAACTGTGTATTAAAATGGAAAATactgtaatataatatattatactaTAATATAAATCTGTGtaatatttacataaacaaatgaataaatcaaGCCTGTGTCCTCCCTCAGCCCTACATCACAGTGGAGGAGCTGCGCAGGGAGCTGCCCCCGGAGCAGGCCGAGTACTGCATCAGCCGCATGACCAGGTACACTGGAGAGTGGATGTTAGTTAGCCACATTACGTTTGACTGGACAGAACTGAATGCAACGTGACCCGGAGAATTGTTGCCTGCTGTGACACAGGCCTCTCTGGTAATACGATGTGTCTCTGTGACCAGGTACGTGGGAGCCGACAGTTCACCCGGAGCCCTGGACTACATCTCCTTCTCCAGCGCACTCTACGGAGAGAGTGACTTGTAAagcctctctccccctcttctcccatCATCTTCCCCCCTCTTCTGTATGAAGAGAGCCACTTGAAaaaccccctctcctcctccttccttcctctccctcctacGCGGAGAGGGATTTATACACCCCTTCCCCCTCTTCGCCCTCTTCCTCACTCTTCCTCACTATCTTCCCCTCGGTTCCCCCGGAGGTTCCTTCATTTTAAACCCTCCCCGATGTCGCTCCCACTGCCCAGCGAGGATAAAAGAGCGGGAGGCTTTGTTTCAGCGAGCTGTGTCCTTTTTGTTTAGATCCGGCTTGATATGTTGAAATGTAACTGTCATCCCTTTCTCATCAGTCTCTCATCCGTGCGTTTCCCCAAACGGAGCCCGACGGGCCAGAATACATGGTGTCTCACAATCCGGTTGGCAAAATAAAGCCCATAAGTGAGATCAGCCAGACAGAGCGGGGTCCAGAATAAAAGGATGAAAGGGggaatataaaaatgcaaatgaaaatgttacacTAGCTCGGTGAGCAGAGCCCCCCGCTCAACACATTTCCTCCTTTTAAgaatattaaaattaaatatattataaaatatttttttgtagatgGCTTAAAAAGAAGTGTATGAAAAAGGTTGGTTGGTTGTGTATTTATGCAGatgcatgttgtgtttatagTAAAAACGCTGTCCATGTTGAACGGTGGAGTCCCCCCTATACCCAGAACCCTTCACAACCCTCCCTCAACCCCCGTACAAACCCCGGGCCCTTCCCATTTGTTCGTTACGTTCTCGCAATGTTTTCATCACGCTGGGATTTAATGTAAGGAGTCCCACAACATACGTGTTGAGTTATTGTCCTACTAAGACTGTAGGCACTATGTCAGAAAGCCATGCCATCTCAACTTCACGTTCAACTCCACAGACAGACTAAGAGAGATTAAAGGAAAGGCCGTACTTCTGCATTGTCAACCATTAATGTTATGTTAACATTAGTTGTTAATTATTAAATTTAGCCTCTGTAAACTATAGACCAAAATTTGGAATTACAAGGAGCCATTTTGGAGTAAGTTAATCATGTAGATATCTATTATCTATCCCATAGAGCCCATAGGCCTAACAACCTAAGCAATGAACTGCTAGAGAGTTGAGGACACTGACAGGAAGGCTCCTTTTTATTTGGCAGAAAGGGTGGGGACGCTGATAGGAAGGCTCCATTTGATTGGATGAATGGGTGAGGACGCTGACAGGAAGGCTCCTTTTGATTGGAGGACAGGGAAGGGAAGAGTATTAGTggcctctctctgtcatccctccacccctccattgtcactttatcatatgtacatatattttatattatcatattattatatattttataaaatatttcataTGTACTATCCAATCATGATGTGCTCGCTGTGCATTttaaggggagagagagacaaagagaggcaTTAAGTAGACCGACCGACAGGACATCAGTTAAAGTTCTGGAGATGAAGGAATATGGGTGAAGAGAAGGTGGTACCCTGAGGTTATGCCCGGGctttgtccaaaatggcacccaattCCCCATACCGGTTCCGGTTAACAAAAGTGCACTACGTGGGTATCAGAGTGCCAGTTTTGGACAGAGCCCCACTGTGGCCTATCTGTATATGAACGTAAATGTTTAGAATGTGGTCCAGTTCAAGGAGAGGGTTGCTACGCTCTAGGCCCACCTACCATGGCCACACTGCCAGGGTCTAACAACCACAGCATATGATGGAGACACCTAATGGCCAACTGCTCTGTCCATGAATTGGCACAAAACCACTGGTTCATGCATTGGTTCTTTATTCAAGTTGCCCTGGATTGTAGCCATGTTTAAAACCAAACTAAATGATGTCATCCATGAATCAGGTATGGATTTGCTGACAGAGGGGACATCTCAAAACCACAGCCTGTATGTTAAGGCAGTTTATTCCGGTTCCTGGATATCTACTGTCCTCTAGGTTTTCTCTAACCCCAATCTAGCAAAGCTATTCTAATAGCTGGATGTACAGCTAAAACAGTTCATCAGAAGTGGGTTTGGATAGAGTTGCGACAGGacggtagatctccaggaacagggttgggcagccctgttcTATGTTGTGCACTGAATAAGAACTTGAAAGAAGTAGGGAAGTccactatacagggaatagtgGGTCATTTGGGACTGAGACAAAAGTTGTGGATGATTTCTATCTCTTCTTGGTGTATTCTCCTATTATGAACTCATCGTCCTCCCCTTGTCCCGTCCTCCACTCTTATATCCCCCACTCCACAAGCTAGCCGCCTCACGATCCATTTCAAAGTAAAAGACTTACACCTTTGagtaaataaaaagtaaaactatattaatatattatgttttgtgtgttcattTCTCATTGATTAACCATAAAGGGCATGGCACCACTGTTGAAGTATAAACGCAACTAATCAAAAGTATgaaaaatgtcaaggaaggttcctattaaaatgaataaataccgTAAGAGTTTTTAAGGTTTGTTGAATTTTAAACACTGTGAAGAGGTTCAATCTGTAGAgtgtaaacatttgtatttagCATGAATGGCGTGGAATTAAAGGCAACTAGTAAAGGCTGTTGGTTCAGTTTCGCTGAAGAACACATAAGTTCTGCCATTGCAGATTTCCctatgataatttttttgggaAATACACTTAAAACACTACTGCTCTGGCACTGAATGACCAATTTGCACAACTTGATTTGCCTCATCTATGGACAAAGATCACTCCAAGCCATAATTTTCTGAATAGTACCTAAAACAAAATAGTCACtactgaaaaataaacatttgcttGGACAGAATCCACTGCATGAAAGCGTATGAATAATTTAAGGATATTTGTCTGAATACGTGTGTTTTTCAAAACCGAAAAACCTGTTTTTGGTTTTAATTATGGGGAAGTCTGTAGATTgatcaagaaaaaaaatgtgtaatcaATTTTAGAATAATGGTGTAACAATTGTGAATACTGTCCGAATGCAGTGTACTGTATAGTTGCCTTGTTGGAAATGACCTTTAAATGTCAACTGCACTACAACATAGCTCTTTCCCACTGTGGATTAAATCACGCCTTAAAACGTATATCAttaagaatcaacaacaagaaTTCTATATAAAATAAACAGGCTCTGTCTATATGACATAAACAAAATGAGTATTTGGCATCTTTTTTTAACTGTGGTTCAATGGatgacacatttttcaaagtCTCATCCACTGAACCTGAACTACAGTTCATCTAAAAACAACCTCTACATCCAATTATATAATGTTAAACAAAAAGGGaacagttttaaaaacatgaacaaaggCTTTGTGAAAGCAAGCTATAAAGCTATAAAATGGTTGATGCTGTGTTCATAATTAAACCAGCTCATCTTTCTGTTAGGCTACATTAACTCTCAGTAGTTCCTCATAATTACTTTACACTACATCAGTGGTTCCTCATAGTTAGACCAAAGAAGGGATGTAACAAGAAAATACTTGAGATGACATCATTGCTGAGTCTGGTTTTACCCCATTCAGGTAGATGTACAGTCAATTTAAGTAAGCATTCATTATTGCAATCCACCCTCCCACCCAGACAACATATATACCTATGTGAGAATCttgtttttactgttatttaaccAGCTAAGACAACTCCGAACCAATTCTCATAAATGAAAACCTGGCCAAAAAAGGCATTTTTAAAGCTTTGGTAATTGTTAGTGTAGTTAGTTAAGGTGGAGGGGCTTTGGTAATTGTTAGTGTAGTTAGTTAAAGTGGAGGGGCTTTGGTAATTGTTAGTGTAGTTAGTTAAAGTGGAGGGGCTTTGGTAATTGTTAGTGTAGTTAGTTAAGGTGGAGGGGCTTTGGTAATTGTTAGTGTAGTTAGTTAAAGTGGAGGGGCTTTGGTAATTGTTAGTGTAGTTAGTTAAGGTGGAGGGGCTTTGGTAATTGTTAGTGTAGTTAGTTAAGGTGGAGGGGCTTTGGTAATTGGTTGTCTAGCACTGTGAATGTGGCAAGGGCCATTTGACCAGAGGGCAAAGGACACAGTAATGAAAATTAAAGGGGGGGGACTTTTGACGAAGAGGGTAGTAGTGGGGTGAATTACATCTTATTTACGTAGGAGCTTTTAAGTGGCAAGTCTATAGAATACAGCAGAATACAGTAGAATACAGTAGAATACAGTAGAATACAGCAGTCAAGGATTGGCAGGACAGTCATTCTTATGCAGCAGTGTAGATCAAGGATGCCTTGTTGGGGAACAAAATCATATTCAGAATCCAACTTTGGATTAAAGGTGGGTGACGTATTGAATGAGAGCGAACAGTCAAGCCATATTCCAATGTGTTGACAATTTTGCTCCGTCCTTTTTAGGGTGAGGATGTCTGAAGGCAGGCTGAGGTAGGCTCTTATTCAGGGTCACACATTAACTTCTGTTTTGGGGGGAAATAAGGAGTAGATGTTGGTTGAAGAAGGcttttttaaagctgtgttgtgGGCTGGACAGCACAGTATTTTGTGAGTATTTTGTAAGACAGttatatacataacagtgtcaTCGTGGATGAGAAATTCACCGGCAGAGAGTCAGCTCAAGAATCAAACTTTGGGGAAGCAAGCAAGctagtttatttatatagcacaattcatacacagaagCAATTCAGGGTGCtttataatgaaatgaaatatataaaaatgctaTAGAATAAAAAcggattgttacaattctctaaccaccctccagggggactctccaTCCCGGTATCTCAATCTTGGATGAGCCCGTCAGTCCCTTTTTCAGATCATCTCGAGCATCAACATtttgtctccagggggacatttatacCATGTCTGCATATGCATTCTATCCATCCCAGAAGCCTTTGTGATCTGAAAAACCCTGTGGGACTCAAAGCAGTGGATTAACTGCTTGTCGACCAGTATTAAATATATTCAGACAGCATGGGGAGGATTGAGATCTAACGGTCATGGTCAAACTTGTTCACAACCTCAAAAAAGAGGAAATACAGCAGCACCTTTCCAATCCTGTGTGGGATTacagattacagttacagtgAGTAAGTTTAACAGGTTCATTTTCACAGGGGAACAGAAATGGACACAGTAAAACAGGTTCCAGATCATGGAGCCCACCAAATTTTGAAGGGGCCTTCTAAAGCTTTTTCCACCTTGTTCAccagtagtgatggccattcgaggcttcatggccgttcttctagcagcaggatattatgccagcagcactaactcagattttctttttcaaaataaaagccaacattgaaaaatataaggcaatatagttaacaatttaTACTTTCAATCTAGTTTTCtatttaatgtccgttccaatgtcgTTCTTGTCTGTACTTTTTTAacagattgttaactatattgcctaaTCAATTTCAAccatggcttttattgtgataaagaaaatctgagtgttgccagcataatatcctgctgctaaataACGccaatgaagcctcgtttggccatgaCTATTCACCAGTATTGGTTGAAACTGAGTGTACTCTAAAGGAGAACTCTACCACAGGAGAGATGATAACGCCCACATCCACATGCAAAGGGCTTGTGGATGGTATCGTTCCTTGGTGTCTAGGTCACCAACACACTAAAATGCTCCGCAAACACCCAGAGGTTGTGAGGAAAATGCTTCAGAGCCTCTTCCATGTTAGGAGGCGGAAAAGCTCTGGCAAGGTTGTCAAAACGTGTTTTTGGTtgtgttcagatttttttgttcatgTCATGCATTTCAGGATAATtggttatgtgtttgtgtgttttgtgtttgtgtgttttgtgtttgtgtgtttgtgtgttttgtgtttgtgtgttttgtgtttgtgtgtgtgagtgactgagGGCACGTGTATGTTGTTAAGGACCCTTCTTCCCCTTTTGGTCTCCAGTGTGAAAGAGGAGTTGAAGCGGTGAGAATGGCTGAAATGATCTACTCCAATGTTACCTTCACTCCGCATCCGAACCGAGACGCTGGGCTACGAAGTAACGTTAATGAAGGTGAGCCTCTCTATGTTATCCTTCCGTCGTTTTAAACAAGTTTATAAGACACCGTGGCCACCGTCATCTTTTTCAGCTGCATGGCTTCATCACATAATCTATGAACCAAGTGCTGTCAGAGTAGAGAAGAGATATGTGAGACATATTTTGGGTTTGTGCAGTGCATATAGTTGGAGACATTGGAGAATACTTATGTGGGATAACTTAATTATATATAGTGCAAAACTTTAGTTTTAttcatttcattgcatttttatttcatacaaCTGGGTCTATAAGGCTTCATAAATGTTATGAAGGATATGTATTGTAATTGTGCAATGTAAAGCAAAAAAGCTGACAGTAACAAGAAAAATAGTGTTATTTGTCAAACTGGCCATCTCACTCTGTTAATCAAACAtcagttttaatgtgttttctttgtttttagttagtatTAGTAATAAGTACATATACAGATTGTTTTAAGTTAAGTGAAATTTTCTTATTAAATATTGTAGCTTTTGTGTAGTTACCATAAAAGTAGGTGAAGTAGTTTGCATGTTGGGATAGGCAGTCAAAGTACTGTAACGTACTggagtgaaaaaaaaatgtatggcgAAATATAGCGGTACATTGCGAAGGAAAAACAAAGGCAATCCatctcttccttcctcttcaTGTAATCATAGCAATGGAACATGAGGAGGATGTCACATACTCTGAGGTCAGAACTGGAGCTGGACAGCAGGCGAATGCTCAGAAAGGTGAGCAAAGATAGCCAAAGAACTCTGATAGAACCCTTTTTTACAGTGTACTGTTGACTAGGTGTAACATTAAAGGGATATTTAAGTTTTTAGAATGTTAGACcaacattttcaatatattttagtgTAGAAGCATCATCCAGGATAGTTGTTTAGGTCAATGTTCCTTTTCTGAGATGTATTTGTCTGAATAAAGCTACAACAACCAAAGTGGAAAAAGTGATCTCCATTCCTTTTCCAGAAAGCAACCCCTCCTCTGGTAACCCCTCTGCTAAAGTGGGGTCAAAGGTTGTGACTACTGAGAAAGAATCTGCTAGGGTCACTTTTGTGAGCctggtgtgtctttgtgttataCTGCTAGTCCTGTCCATCACTCTGGGAGTCCTCTGTGAGTACAGAACCATTTACCTGAATTGACCCTTTTTACTGAACCAAACAGAGCTGTACTGTGCTGGCCTGGTTACTAATCCAACAGAGTTGCTGGAAAGCCGTGATAAAGGACAAACGTCCTGTGGTCTTGAATGATTTGCAAAGATTATATCAGCACTGGTGTGGTTACTGTCAGGAAGAGGACACTTGCCTTATTACGCTTCCTTCTTTCATCACGGTTGTTTGCCACTGATTGGCCCTCCAAGTGCAAGGGTGCTGGAAAGTACTTCCTGATTTATTAAACAGTGTTACAAAAATCATGACAGTTTTGCCACACTTGTTTCGGAGGACACGTACCGCTGTTTGACTACCCCAAGCCACGATTAGGAAAGGCAATAAATGTGAATTGGACATGATGTTATAGGTTGGCTCGATAGTGTGAAACATCAGAACCTTAATCTTGTGCCCTTGTCTTTGTTGCAGATGCTGAGGAGGCTCGCAGTCGTGCTGCCGTTGCCCAGATGATGGAGAATCTAACAGGTCAAAAAAGATCTATGAACCAGTATTTGCACCTCTCATAAATGTATGTCCTTGATATTGCTCTGTAAAGGGACagtttgtcagtggacaaatgcTCATATACAAAAACCGTCTGATGGCCATCTCAGTTACATTCTCAAGGTTAGGTTTATATTTAAAGTACAATATTGAAAAGaccagtttatgaaaaaaaggAATATGAATTGAGCATTCAAGTTAGGGTTTTCCAAATCTCTCTTTGAGCCCACCCCCAGATTTTTCACACCTGATATCATTAGTCAAATAATCATCAAGCTTTGACCAATTACATCAGGTGTTGTGCCAATGGAAGGGGGGGGGTAAAAACTGGCCTGAGGTATGTATTGGCTGTGGTCCAATCGCTGAGCTTTTAGACTCCAAGCCCACTTAATTCTTATCGAAAATGAATGCAGTTTCAGTCCAACTCAAAAAAGCTGCACCCTCCGCCCTTGATTTAGCATGAGGGAATGGGTAAACCACTTTGTTCACTTGGCTTGATATCTCTTGGGTTGATATATCCCacaatttaacttaattcaactTAATTGAATCAACACAATCTATCTATTGTCCGAGTCTAAACTCATTGGTCAGACTCACTGCAAATGACATAGATATCTAACTCCAATCATCACTCTCCCTTTCCAGGGCAAGTAACCTCACATGTTCACTTGGACATGACAATGTAAAAATTTCAATTCTAGGGACACGGACTGCTTCATGTTTCAACTGCAGccactgtatatgtgttgtCTCTTGGAAAGAGCCGTAAATGTGTGGGCCTGACTTTGCTGCCAAAGACAAGAGACTGACAGTCAGTAATTACCTTGACATACTGTCTCTTAAGAGTAAAAGCCATGATAAAAATCTTGGAGTAATTATGGATTCTGATGTGATATTCAATAGCCACataaaatgaataacaaaatcAGCCTATTACCACTTTAGAAACATAACTGGAATTAGAGTATTTATGTCCAGACAAGATCTAGATCAACGTAGCTGTGCTTTCATCTCCAGTATGTTGGACTACAGAAATGacccattttcaggtctctctaAAGAAGCCCCCGGAAAACCGCCGCTCATTCAGGATGCTGCTGCTTGAGTTCTAACAAAAACTAAGAAAGCTGAACATGTTACACCAATTCTTAGGTCTGTTCACCGGCTCCCTGTTTCTCTTAGAATTGATTTTAAGATACAACTCATCTATAAATCATTGAACGCTTCAGGGCCAAATTACATGTTAGACCTTTTCTCTCAGTGTGAACCATGTAGACTCCTCAGGTCATCAGTGTCTGTTCTGCTAACGGTTCCCAGAGTAAGGAAAAAGGCTGGTGAGGCAGTGTATAGTCATTATGCCGTGTAGAGTTGAAACAACCTGCCAGAAAATCTTAAATTTGCTCCAACACTGACCACATTTAAATCTATACTATAAACCTTATTGTTTTCATCTGCcttctataaaataaattgttttattatttttatatatttttctaatataaagcactttgaattgccatgtgtatgaaatgtgctatacatAATAACTTACCTTGCCTGAATTATGTTTGCCAGATGCCCTATATTATTGCTTGAGTTCAACAGAAATGTCTTCATATCTGTTTGTAGTCCGTAAAGAGCTGTTATCCTCAGAGCTGCAACACTGTGAGAAGAACCTTACGGAGTTCAGCAACAACCTGACAGCCATCAAAGGTCAGCTCTATATACTTGTTTTACCTTACGGAGGTCAGCAACAACCTGACAGCCATCAAAGGTCAGCTCTATATACTTGTTTTACGTTTT from Esox lucius isolate fEsoLuc1 chromosome 24, fEsoLuc1.pri, whole genome shotgun sequence carries:
- the actn3b gene encoding alpha-actinin-3b isoform X1 — encoded protein: MMAVETQAQYTTSYMMSEEHQYMSPEDEWDRDLLLDPAWEKQQRKTFTAWCNSHLRKAGTQIENIEEDFRNGLKLMLLLEVISGERLPKPDKGKMRFHKIANVNKALDFICSKGVKLVSIGAEEIVDGNVKMTLGMIWTIILRFAIQDISVEETSAKEGLLLWCQRKTAPYRNVNVQNFHISWKDGLALCALIHRHRPDLIDYSKLRKDDPIGNLNAAFEVAEKYLDIPKMLDAEDIVNTPKPDEKAIMTYVSCFYHAFAGAEQAETAANRICKVLAVNQENEKLMEEYEKLASELLEWIRKTIPWLENRVAEQHMRAMQQKLEDFRDYRRVHKPPRVQEKCQLEINFNTLQTKLRLSNRPAFMPSEGKMVSDIANAWKGLEQVEKGYEEWLLTEIRRLERLDHLAEKFKQKCSLHQAWTAGKEDLLSMKDYESASLMEIRALMRKHEAFESDLAAHQDRVEQIAAIAQELNELDYHDAASINTCCQGICDQWDTLGTLTQKRRDSLERVEKLWETIDQLYLEFAKRAAPFNNWMDGAMEDLQDMFIVHSIEEIQSLITAHDQFKATLPEADKERIATLGIQNEILKIAQTYGIKLSGVNPYTNLSAQDITNKWDAVKHLVPLRDQMLQEEVARQQSNERLRRQFAAQANIIGPWIQTKMEEIGHVSVDIAGSLEEQMNSLKQYEQSIINYKSNIDKLEGDHQLSQESLIFDNKHTNYTMEHIRVGWEQLLTTIARTINEVENQILTRDAKGISQEQLNEFRASFNHFDRKRNGMMDPDDFRACLISMGYDLGEVEFARIMTLVDSNNTGVVTFQAFIDFMTRETAETDTADQVMASFKILASDKPYITVEELRRELPPEQAEYCISRMTRYVGADSSPGALDYISFSSALYGESDL
- the actn3b gene encoding alpha-actinin-3b isoform X2, with the protein product MMAVETQAQYTTSYMMSEEHQYMSPEDEWDRDLLLDPAWEKQQRKTFTAWCNSHLRKAGTQIENIEEDFRNGLKLMLLLEVISGERLPKPDKGKMRFHKIANVNKALDFICSKGVKLVSIGAEEIVDGNVKMTLGMIWTIILRFAIQDISVEETSAKEGLLLWCQRKTAPYRNVNVQNFHISWKDGLALCALIHRHRPDLIDYSKLRKDDPIGNLNAAFEVAEKYLDIPKMLDAEDIVNTPKPDEKAIMTYVSCFYHAFAGAEQAETAANRICKVLAVNQENEKLMEEYEKLASELLEWIRKTIPWLENRVAEQHMRAMQQKLEDFRDYRRVHKPPRVQEKCQLEINFNTLQTKLRLSNRPAFMPSEGKMVSDIANAWKGLEQVEKGYEEWLLTEIRRLERLDHLAEKFKQKCSLHQAWTAGKEDLLSMKDYESASLMEIRALMRKHEAFESDLAAHQDRVEQIAAIAQELNELDYHDAASINTCCQGICDQWDTLGTLTQKRRDSLERVEKLWETIDQLYLEFAKRAAPFNNWMDGAMEDLQDMFIVHSIEEIQSLITAHDQFKATLPEADKERIATLGIQNEILKIAQTYGIKLSGVNPYTNLSAQDITNKWDAVKHLVPLRDQMLQEEVARQQSNERLRRQFAAQANIIGPWIQTKMEEIGHVSVDIAGSLEEQMNSLKQYEQSIINYKSNIDKLEGDHQLSQESLIFDNKHTNYTMEHIRVGWEQLLTTIARTINEVENQILTRDAKGISQEQLNEFRASFNHFDRKRHDGSRRLPCLSHLHGLRSGEWPSGEVEFARIMTLVDSNNTGVVTFQAFIDFMTRETAETDTADQVMASFKILASDKPYITVEELRRELPPEQAEYCISRMTRYVGADSSPGALDYISFSSALYGESDL